A single region of the Vicia villosa cultivar HV-30 ecotype Madison, WI linkage group LG4, Vvil1.0, whole genome shotgun sequence genome encodes:
- the LOC131597883 gene encoding uncharacterized protein LOC131597883, which produces MKLYIKEQLQKIGYSKTTDMKPPSQSVKTKGTKKLKPTPNDNSTSRSPSYCDHVDKLFPDSQTPKSQKSQKRSNKGARISKLPSTPIPLKIPIIEEMSIPPKTPFIEKMPVFMHTYIERIVDVAGDDNCGYRTVSALLGNGEDSHTLVHHQLIQELKTHKEAYTRLYGEEVNIEVVNEALNPWMGAYAPVSTWMRFPEMGYPIACAYDMVCIDLMCYDFSETFFPLRTALPTNSNDRIICIGWLSKASHFVQVYLKPQCLIPLTSPKCTLHHTVYVETWSDVFVDRMLEFKRFNNIEKESNKEKYKLKPLIDLASDSSFNVFSSLKV; this is translated from the coding sequence ATGAAGCTCTACATCAAAGAACAATTGCAGAAGATTGGATATTCTAAAACAACCGACATGAAACCACCTTCTCAATCGGTTAAGACAAAGGGTACAAAGAAATTGAAGCCCACACCGAATGACAACTCGACTTCACGGTCTCCTTCTTATTGTGACCATGTCGATAAACTTTTTCCCGACTCACAGACTCCTAAAtctcaaaaatctcaaaaaaggtCAAACAAAGGAGCTCGCATAAGCAAACTACCTTCGACACCTATTCCACTAAAAATTCCAATCATCGAAGAGATGTCTATTCCACCGAAAACACCATTCATAGAAAAGATGCCGGTTTTTATGCACACTTACATCGAGCGGATCGTAGATGTTGCGGGGGACGATAATTGCGGTTACCGAACCGTCTCGGCATTGCTTGGTAATGGAGAGGATAGCCATACGCTTGTCCATCATCAACTCATCCAAGAGTTGAAGACACATAAAGAAGCGTACACGCGGTTATATGGAGAGGAAGTAAATATTGAAGTAGTTAACGAAGCTCTTAATCCTTGGATGGGTGCTTACGCACCAGTGTCTACATGGATGAGATTTCCGGAAATGGGATATCCTATTGCATGcgcatatgatatggtgtgcaTTGACTTGATGTGTTATGATTTTTCGGAAACCTTTTTCCCACTCCGCACCGCACTGCCTACAAATTCAAATGATCGCATCATATGTATTGGATGGCTTTCTAAAGCGAGTCACTTtgtgcaagtttacttgaaaccgcAATGCCTCATACCACTTACATCACCGAAATGTACGCTTCATCATACCGTATATGTCGAGACGTGGTCGGATGTTTTTGTTGATAGGATGCTCGAATTCAAAAGATTCAACAACATCGAAAAAGAATCGAATAAGGAAAAGTATAAATTGAAACCCCTAATAGATTTAGCCAGCGACAGTTCGTTTAATGTATTTTCTAGTTTGaaagtgtaa